ATATAGCGATATGAAAGTTTATTCTGCCTACGGTAAATTAATCATCGAGAATCTTCACATCAATGATAAAATATCAATTTACAACGAGTCAGGTATATTGATAAAGAAATTCTCGGCAATTCGGGAAAAAGAAGAAATAAAATTGCCTGCCCATCAGATATATATGATTAAAGGAAACGGTAAAGCCATAAAAGTCATACTATAAATAAAGATAACGATATAAATGCCAGAACACGGTTAAAAACCGATCAGGAACATTTAGTACATAAAAAACTCGTCTAAATTAGACGAGTTTTTTATTATGATTATTTTATAACGACAATTTACTATATACACATTATGTATTAAAAAAACACTTTCGAACTTCGGAATCTTATCTTACACCTCATTTTTTATTCGTAAATGCCTGCTTTATTTTATCTTTTAATCTTAGCCGTTCAATATCTTCCTCATCCAATTCCATCTCGATCATTACCTTCGTTTTAGCCTTCTTGCCAGCAAAATTTGTCTTATCAGAATTTATCTGATTCTTACGAATCGAATATAACTGGGCAAAATCATAATCCAAAGCCAAAGAAACTTTATACAAAGTATCGGTATCTATACTTTTGCGAGTCAGCATATAATCAATACTTTGAGGTTTAACAAACAATCTTCTGGCAAGTTCTGCTTTTGTTACCTGCCTTTCTATCATTTTTCTTTTTATAATCTCACCTATATATATATTACTCAATTCCATCATATAAAAATACGACAAATAAGTGAGATAAAAGTTGAGTAAAAACACAGATTATCTGAATACGATTCAAATATTTTCAAAATTTGTTTGCATTTATAAGATATATTTTTATATCTTTGCAATTCATTCCAATGAATGAATTATATATCTGAAATCCTACTGAATTAGGAAAAAACGCCTGACAGAGACTGTCATGCACACAACTTATTTTATACCCAAAGAGGCCTATTGTTGTGAAACAAAGGGCCTCATTTTTATTTAAAAAATATCTTAATATTTTTATTGTTGAATTATTTTCTCTGATACGACAGTTTATTTACCGTATTCCTCTAAATAAACATCAGCAGCTTCGGCCAATTCATCATACCAGCTTTTACCAAACTTACGAATAAGCGGCTCTTTCAAAAACTCGTATACTCTTATCTTTTCCTGTCTTCCGAGAACTTCCGCAGCTTTACATATTTTCCATCGGTTATAATTAACGGCTGTAAAATCTGCATAACGTTTACAACGGATCGGATAAAGATGGCAGGATATAGGTTTATAAAAATCTATTTTACCTTCCTTATAAGCTTTTTCGATAGCACATTTGCACACTCCATCCGGTTCGTAACAAGTAAAAACACAATCTTTACCATTGACGATAGAGGTAACCAGATCTCCTTCTTCATCAATATAGGCTACGCCCTGTTTTTCAATGACAGCTTTTGCTGCCGGTGTAAGATCATCCCAAATAACGGGAAGTATCTCCTGTATCTTTCTGCGCTCATCTTCTCCCAAAGGAGCACCGGCATCCCCTTCGATACAGCATGCACCCAAACATTTTTCCAGATTACAGATAAAAAAACGTTCGATAACGTCCAAGCTCACAAGAGTATCTTTGATTTGCAACATGAATTCTTCAGATGTAGTTTCCACAAATATATCATTTCTAAAAAGATTATACAATGATGAGAAGAAAAAACAAGGCTGCCGAACGACAGCCTTGTTATCTCCGGCATACTGCCCGTCTTCTATTTTATAAGATTCTTCCCTGTCATTTCAGAAGGCTGATCCATTCCCATAATATGCAATACCGAAGGGGCTACATCTGCCAAGATGCCGTCAGATATCCGGGCATCTTTATTTTCGGTCACATATACACAAGGAACCGGATTCAAAGAGTGAGCCGTATTCGGCGTACCGTCTGCATTTACAGCATTGTCCGCATTACCATGATCAGCTATAATAATAACTTCATACCCGTTTGCTTTCGCAGCTTCCACCGTATCTTTCACACAAGCATCTACAGCAACAACTGCTTTCTCAATAGCTTCATAAACTCCGGTGTGACCTACCATATCTCCATTAGCATAATTCACTACGATAAAGTCATATTTATTCTCATTTATAGCAGCAACTAATTTATCTTTTACTTCGTATGCACTCATTTCCGGTTTTAAATCATACGTAGCGACTTTAGGAGAAGCAACCAAAATACGTTCTTCTCCCTCATAAGGAGTTTCACGGCCACCGTTAAAGAAGAAGGTCACATGAGCATATTTTTCTGTTTCTGCTATATGCAACTGTGACTTTTTCTCTTTCGAAAGATATTCGCCTAATGTATTTTGAACATTCTCTTTATCGAAAAGAATATGAACACCTTTAAAAGATGCATCATAAGGAGTCATACAATAGTATTGCAATCCGGGAATCGTATGCATCCCCGCATCCGGCATATCCTGCTGCGTAAGAACAATAGTCAGCTCTTTAGCCCTGTCGTTACGGTAATTAAAAAATATAACTACATCACCTTCTTTGATAGTTCCGTCGAAGCCGGCATTGACTATCGGTTTCACAAACTCGTCCGTAACCCCGGCATCATAAGAATCCTGCATAGCTTTTACCATATCGGAAGCAGCAGTACCCTTACCGTTAACAAGAAGGTCATAAGCTTCTTTTACACGTTCCCAGCGTTTATCCCGGTCCATTGCATAATAACGGCCTATAATAGAAGCTATTTTACCCGTTGATTTGGCGCAATAGGCTTCCAATTCTTCTATAAACCCTTTTCCACTTTTCGGATCGGTATCACGACCATCCATAAAACAATGGATGAAAGCGTTTTCCAGACCATATTCCTTGGCAATATCACATAATTTAAACAAATGATCTAAAGAGCTGTGTACCCCTCCGTCCGAAGTCAGTCCCATAAAATGTATGTTCTTTCCCTTTTCTTTCGCATAGGAAAAAGCCGATACAATCTCCTTATTTTTTAAAATCGAATTATCAGCACAAGCCTTGTTTATCTTAACCAGGTCCTGATATACGACACGTCCCGCACCTATATTCAGGTGACCTACTTCGGAGTTTCCCATCTGGCCGTCGGGCAATCCTACATTCTCCCCACTCGCCTGTAGCTGGGAATTGGGATATGTTTTCAAAAGGTAATCCCAATAAGGAGTAGAAGTATTAAATATAACATCCGATTCGGAATGGTTACCTATTCCCCATCCGTCAAGAATCATTAAAAGTGCTTTTTTACCCATAATCTTTAAATTTAATATATCATTATTTTTTGTGTTTCACTTTACATATAAAATCATCACCCGTTTACCCCTTAATAAAAAGGCTAAAGAGGCCTGACGTTTCCCCGTAAAAATTCCTCTTTGAAAATAATATAAGCGAACATTTTATTGAGATATAAATAAAAATATTTACCTGTTTCATATATCTTACTCAGATTTTTGTACTTCTCTTGTACTAAAACCCCGCCACCGGAAACCGTTAAAAACCTTCATAAAAATAATATTCCTTATACACAGGAAAAGCCCCGCCTTCACACATTTTCAAAAAATATTCAGGAGAAAGCCTTCGTGATTTCCACATCCCGTGAAAAGAAAATACCAACAATGAAAAAAATGCCTCATTGTGTTCAACAAACTTCCTTCGTCCTGTAGGATAGACAGAACAACCAAGACTAACAATGAAGAATATACACAAGCCATAAACCTTTCATCACCTTACACCGGCGAGAATGAAACCTTCTAAATTCCCGATAAACTTCTTCATTCAAAAGGGTGGGCATTAACAAACAGCTTCTCCATAAATATTACTTCAACATATCAATACCATTCAGCATTGACGGCACAAAGGTAAGAAAAAAAGTAATAAAATATCTTGATTCAGGAAACCGTAAGTAAAAGAAAAAAATAGAATTAACTATCTTTGCAGGCCAAAATGAAAATTATAATTACATGAAATCTATCAAAGGATTATTGTTTGCTATTGTCTCCTCTGCCACATTCGGTCTCATTCCTTTATTCGCTATCCCCGCCATTCAGGCAGGCGTAGCCCTCAATTCCGTTTTATTCTATCGTTTCTTTATTTCCGCCGCTGTTGTAGGCGTAATCCTCCTTTTCAGAAAAACCGACTTACGCATCACACTAAAAGAATTTATCACGGTATTTATTTTAGGATTTTTCTACGCCGGCACAGCCTTATTACTGACCGAAGCATATTTTTACATACCAAGTGGAGTAGCAACCACCATACATTTTCTGTATCCGGTCGTCGTTACCCTTATTATGATATTATTTTTTAAAGATAAGGCTTCCGTCCCGGTAATAATTGCAACAGCATTAGCCGTCACAGGGGTCTATCTGTTAAGTAGAGGAGAGGGAAGCGGTTCTGTCCATATGACAGGAATTATCCTGGCACTCATAACCGTTATCATGTATGCATTTTACATCATAGGGGTTAATAAATCATGCGTTAATAAAATGGACGGACTAAAAATGACCTTTTATGTTCTTTTTTCATGTGCTGTCATATTCCTCATCAACGCAGTCATACGGGATGGATTTATATCGGGCATACCTTCGGCAAAAGCATGGGCCGATATTATTCTGCTGGCTTTAATTCCCACTCTCGTATCCGATTTCACTTTAATACTGGCCGTACAGCGCATAGGTTCCACCACAACGGCCGTACTCGGATGCATGGAACCGGTAACCGCCGTAAGTATGGGAGTGCTCTTCTTGCACGAACCATGTGGAATTCCGCAGTTTACAGGTATTGCAATCACACTGGTCGCCGTAACGACTGTCATTATAGCCAGTAATCCGCAAGCCTTTAAAAATGGTATAAAGCTGTTTCCCGCTCTTATACCAGTCAGAAAAAAATTACCGAAGTAAAAAACATTCTTACAAAATAAAAACCGCAACAGAAAATCTGTTACGGTTTTTATATAGCCTTCGGAGCAGAGATTAGACTCTCTTTTCTTTGATACGGGCTTTTTTACCGGTAAGCGCACGTAAATAGTACAATTTAGCACGACGTACTTTACCAACTTTATTTACAGTAATGCTTTCGATGAAAGGAGATTCGATGGGAAAAATTCTTTCCACCCCGATATTCTCAGACATCTTACGTACCGTAAAACGCTTTTTATCACCGTGTCCGGATATACGGATAACAACACCGCGATACTGCTGTATACGTTCTTTATTACCCTCCTTGATACGGTATGCAACAGTAACAGTATCACCACTCTTAAACGAGGGATGTTCTTTACCTGTTGCGAATGCTTCTTCTGCAATCTTAACTAAATCCATTTTTAATAGCTATTTAAAATGTTCATAATGAAACGTAATATAACAGGCAACTTGTCCTGCCAGAGATTACGAAAAGCGGTGCAAAGTAACAATTTTTTTCAGTAATAAACAAGCATAATACTTTTATTTTTAATAACAAATGCAACAATACCTTCCTTGCAACAATCCTGTAATAAAATAACGTTAATAAACTAAAGCGACTTCCCGATTCCGGCAAAATTCGTTATTTTCGCGTAAATATAACGGTGAAAACGGGCATTATCATACCAAAAACACATTGACTTATGAAAAATATCTATCTTTCTCTTCTTCTTTTATTTTGCTACGGAACAAGCTGTATGCTGGCCGCGCAAAAATATCCGGACAAAATAGTCATACTGCACACCAACGACACACATAGCCAGATAGAACCATTACCGCCGAGTGATAAAAAAGCACCGGATATGGGTGGCGTCGTACGGAGAAAAGCATTGATAGACAGCGTAAGGCAAGCCGAAAAAAATGTTTTGCTGGTCGATGCCGGTGATGTATTACAGGGAACGCCCTATTTCACTATTTATAAAGGAGAAGTGGAAATGATGACCATGAACCGGATGGGATATGATGCGGGAACTTTGGGAAACCATGAATTCGACAACGGTATCGACTCCCTCGCTTCATTATTGAAAAAAGCAAATTACGATATTATTTCCTCAAACTATGACGTATCAGGGACGCCGTTGGAAGGAATAATCAAACCTTATATTATAAAAGAAATAGGCGGATTAAAAATAGGTATTTTAGCACTTACAGTAGATCCGGAGAACCTGATTTCAAAAAAGAATTACGATGGCATTAAATTTATTGATCCCATTGAAAGTGCAAACCGCACTGCTTCCAAACTAAAAAAAGAAGGAGCCGACATAATAGTGGCGCTTTCCCATTTAGGCTATGTACCGGAAGAAGGTTCCGGCCGGGTCAAAGACCCTGACATAGCAGCAAACAGTACAGACATAGACATTATTATCGGAGGGCATTCGCACACAGTTATCAATCCAGACGATCCCGATAATCCGTATCCATATAAAGTCGCCAATAAAAACGGCAAGGAAGTTATTATATCACAAACAGGAAAAAGCGGAGCCTATGTCGGCTGCATTACCATACCTTTCACTAAAGAATAAAAATAACCGCATATGAAAACCTTCATAAACATCCGATTATTCATTTACATCGCCATAGGTTCGTCCCTTTTATCTTGCCGTACCGAACAAGTTATTACAGGTCCTATAAAATACGAAGTTCTTTCCGTCGATTCACGCTGGGACACCAGACAGGACACAGCACTTGTACGGGCCTTGGCCCCTTACAAGCAGGCACTCGACAGCACGATGAATATCGTTATTGGACAATCGGCACAAAATATGCCTGTAGATAAACCCGAAAGCCTCATGACCAACTGGACAGCCGATATGGTTAAAGAAGTCGTAGAAAAAATCTCCGGACAAAAATGTGATTTTTCTATCATGAACACCGGAGGCATACGTACCTCTTTAAGAAAAGGAAATGTCACCATAGGAGATATTTTTTCAATATTCCCTTTCGAGAACACTTTAAGCCTGGTAAAAATGAAAGGCAGCGACGTACGTGACCTTTTTGAGATCATTTCCCGAAGAGGGGGAGAAGGAGTAAGCCATGAAATCAGGCTGGTAATCAAAGGAAACAGCACCCAATCAGTCTCCATAGCAGGAAAACCAATCGATGATAATAAAATATACACGATAGCCACCATCGATTATGTAGCCGACGGCAATGACGACATGGTATCATTCAGAAAAGCCACAGAGCGGAAAAATTTCCCAGGTACCATGAGAGACATTACCATAGAGTACATAAAAAAGCTGACAGCGAATAAAAAACCCATAAAATCATCACTCGAAGAACGAATTACAGTAGATAAATAATTTTTTCATGAAAAATAAAATTACTCTTATATTTTTAATCACATTAGCCATAGGATCTTTTTCATTACAAGCCAAAGCACCCTCATTATTCCGGAATGCAGATAAATCGGAAATGAATGAATGGGTGGATTCGGTATTCACCTCATTAACACCGGACGAGCGTATAGGACAACTATTCGTTATGACAGTGAAGACCGGAGACTGGCAAGCTGATAAAAACCAACTTACAAAACTCATTAAAAAATATAAAATCGGAGGCGTATTGTTCAGTCACGGTCTCTCCGAAGAACAGGCACAACTTACAAATTACGGACAATCTATATCTAAAGTTCCTTTATTGATTACCCTGGACGGAGAATGGGGACTTTCCATGAGACTGAAAGATACACCGCGTTTCCCTGTAAATATGATGCTGGGAGCTATCCAGGACGACAGACTTATTTATGAATATGGGCGGGAAGTAGGACGGCAATGCCGCCGGATGGGTATCCATATCAATTTTGCTCCCGTGCTGGACGTCAACAGTAATCCTCTTAATCCCGTTATCGGCCGTCGCTCTTTCGGAGAAGACCCCGAAATGGTAGCCCGTAAAGCTATTACCTACGCTAAAGGATTGGAATCGGCCGGAATAATGGCTGTTGCAAAACATTTTCCGGGTCATGGGGATACATCCGAAGATTCCCATAAAACACTCCCGGAAGTTAATCTGAGTAAAGCTCGCCTCGAAAATTGTGAAATATTACCCTTTAAACGATATATAGATGCAGGCTTATCCGGTATTATGGTAGGCCACCTCAATATACCCGCATTGGACAACAGCACAGGATTACCCACTTCGCTATCACCCCAAATATGTACCGAACTACTTCAGAAAAAACTGGGATTCAAAGGCATCATTTTTACCGATGCATTAGCGATGAAAGGCGCCTCCAACCAACCTTCTGCTGCCTTAAAATCCCTTATAGCCGGAAATGACCTGGCATTGAATCCATCCAATATAGCATCCCAGATCAACGATATCAAAGACGCTCTGAAAAACGGCACTATCTCCCAGGACTTTATTGATGAAAAATGCAAAAAGGTACTGCAATATAAATTTATATTGGGCCTAAGCCATTACGCACCCGTCGAAACGAAAAATCTGATAAATGATCTCAATTCTCCCGAGGCAGAACTGATAAATCGTAAATTAAATGCAGCAGCCATCACGCTCATAAAAAACCAGAAACACCTCATACCCTATAAAGACCTGGCAAATAAGAGTATTACATTAGTAACTTTGGGAAACCCTGAAAAAAACGAATTCTTCAATACCCTTCAAAACTATGCACCTGTGTCCTGGTTTAATATATCGGAAAAAGAAACAAAAAATATCATTGAAGAAAAAATCAGGAATATACGCCGGAACAACCGCGTAATCATCGCGGTGCATACCGACAAAGCAGATAGAATGTTACTTCGTGAAATATGTAATAATAAAGACAATGTCTCGGTCGTATTCTTTATTAACCCGTATCAAATGGCATCTTACAAGGATGTTATTACCAACGCCAGTGCTATCCTTCTGGCATATGAGAATACTTCTCTGGCCCAGGAATATGCCGCTCAGGTATTATTCGGAGGAAGTCCAGCCACCGGTAAAATACCCGTTACATTATCCGGACTGTGCTCACGGGGGACTGGAGAATTAACACAAGTCATTCGCTTAGGTTATTCTATTCCCGAAGACGCAGGTTTAAACAGTTCCTTATTAAGCCGCGTCGATTCTATCATTGAAGACGGAATTTCAAAAAAAGCATTTCCGGGAGCCCAGCTGTTAATCGCCCGGCATGGTAAGATTATTTGCGACCGGGCATATGGCTATTTCGAGTATGACAAAAAACACAAAATAGAACGTTCCGATATATATGACCTGGCATCCGTATCCAAAGCAGCAGGTACATTACCAGCCGTAATGAAAGCCTGGGAAACACATCATATCGCTTTGGATAAACCGCTCAGTCATTACATACCGCAATTAAAAAATTCTGACAAAAAAGAGATGACAGTGCGGGAAGCGTTATACCATGAAACAGGAATGCCGGCAGCTCTCAACACGACAACGATGATAATGGATCCGTCATCTTACCAGGGAGTACTCATAAAAAGAAAAAGAGATTCGGAATATCCCATAAAAATTACCGATGATAGTTATGGAAATAAAAATGCACGTATACGCTCCGATCTGGTCGCACGTGACTCATCCACAACCTATCCTGTAAAACTGGCACACCATTTCTATGGGACTACAGCGTTACACGATTCTGTTATGAACCGGATATATACAATACCTTTGAAATCCGACAAAAATTACCGTTACAGCTGTTTGAATTTTATTCTTTTACAAAATGCCGTCGAAAACTCTACCGGACAAAAAATAGACTCATGGCTTAAAGATGAAATATTCTCGCCTTTGGAGGCATATCATACGACTTACCGCCCGGGAGATCACATCGCCCTTGACAAAATCGCACCGACCGAAAACGATCCGTTTGTCCGGAAACAAATAATGCATAGCTATGTTCATGACGAAACCGCTTGTTTATTAGGAGGGATATCTGGTAATGCCGGATTGTTCTCTAATGCAGGCGATCTGGCAAAACTTTGCCAGATGTGGCTGAACGGAGGAGATTATGCCGGAGAACAAATCCTCTCGGAAAAAACAGTTCGCCTTTTTCTTTCATCGAAAAGCCCTAACAGCCGGAGAGGCCTCGGCTTTGACAAACCCGATATGGAAAATCCCGGCAATAGCCCAACATGCAGCGAAGCAAATGCAGAAACCGTAGGGCATCTGGGATTTACAGGAACTTGTTTTTGGATAGACCCCAAAGAAGACCTTATATATATTTTCCTTTGTAACCGGGTTAATCCTTGCAGAACGCCTAATACTCTGGGAGATCTCAATATCCGGGTAAAACTGTTTTCCGAAATTTACCATTCTATTATAGAGCCACATAAATAAAGCATAACAAAAACAGATATATCCTTTTATAGAAAATCATAACCGCTCCTGTTTCAAGTCCGGTTATGATTATTCAATAAAAATCAAGAATACAATCAATTGATGGTAATAAAAGAGCCTAACTCAATTATATATAAAATATACCCGGTTCTCCTCCATAAATCTATTCAGAATGTGATCCGTCACAAAAAGGCTGGTTCTTTGATTTCCCACAACGGCAAATAAAAGCTCTTTGTTTGATAATCATAGAGCCGTCAGGAAATACGATCCGCACATGGCCTCCCAATCGCAGGGGCCCGCATTCAATAACTCTCACCTCTACTTCGGGTTTTATCGGGACAATTGACTTAATCATAGTAATTATATATTTAATAGTTATTTCGTAATTACTAAACATAAGAAGCCCTCCGAATGTTTCCGGTTAAACAACAAAATAAGACTTCATTCGTTAAAAAGGAAAAACCAAATCGCCTCCTGGAAAACAGAAAATACTAATACGTTCAATCTCAATAATACATAAATAAAAGCGGGGCATGGAAAATAAAAACCATGCCCCGCTTTTCAAATACTCTTATACTATTATCCGATAAGCTCAAGTTCTACATCACCTTCTATTTCGGCAATCGAAAGTTTACCTTCACGAGCCAACCAGCCCATTCCGGCATACAACTCTTTTTCTTTCAATTTAGTGGCCTTCTTCAAAGCCTTCACATTCATTTTACCAGACTCATTTAAAGCAGTCCATACAAGACCAGCCCAGGTTCCGATTACTTCTGTGTTCATTCTTTTCCTTAATTTAATTATATATTAAATGAAAACCTGATTTAAAAATCAATACAAAGATAGGACTTTTATATCAGTCGATTAAAATAAATTAATATTATTTATACTACGTATATTTTGAGACTATCAAATTACAGACTTAGACACATAAATTCAATTTATTTTGCAAGCTAATTATTACATTCTCATGTCATTATGTAACAAAAAATCTCATTAATAGTTCATAATTTATTACTTTTACCATAGCAACCATAAATATTTAATCATGGGATATATACAATTATATACAGGAAATGGAAAAGGAAAAACCACAGCCGCTTTCGGCTTGGCCATACGCGCCTCATTCGCCGGTAAAAAGATTTTTATAGGACAATTCGTAAAAAGCATGTCATATCATGAAACTCATATAGCAGAAATATGCAAAGACATTAAAATAGAACAATTCGGATATGGCTGTTGCATCAACCGCTCTCCCGGTATAAAAGATAAAGAAAACGCTCTTAAAGGTTGGGGAAAATGCAAAGATATACTTGCCAGTGGCACTTACGATATCATTATTCTGGACGAACTAACTATTGCTATATACTTAGGATTACTGAATGAAAAAGATGTTATTACCACCCTACTCGGCCGTAACCTACACACCGAGGTGATTATTACCGGAAGATATGCGACACGCGAATTAATAAATATTGCAGATTTAGTAACCGATATGCAGGAAATAAAACATTATTACACTAAAGGCGTAGAAGCCAGGGACGGAATAGAACGCTGAATATCATTTGCCGTCCAATCTTATATTCAATCCTTCTTTCGCCAGAATTGTATTGGGAAACACTTCCCTTGCCTCTTGTAAAAGTATATCTTCATCGGTATATCTGGCAGAAAAATGACCTATGACCAATTGGCCTACTCCCGATTTTTGTGCGATCATTGCCGCTTGACGGGCCGTCGAATGCATTGTTTCTTTTGCCCGGATACGGGCATCATCGCCAAAGGTCGCTTCATGATATAATAAATCTGCACCTTCAATCAAGGGAATTAATTTTTCCTGATAAGCCGTATCGGAACAATAAGCATACCGTACCGATGAATCCGGAGCCGTAGTCAAACGACTATTAGGTATAACAATACCCTCTTTTGTAATAAAATCGGCTCCTGCTTTTATTAAAGGCAATTCCCTGACGGGTATCTCATAAAAACGAACCATATCACCAATCAAATGCCTGTCTTTCGGTTTTTCTTCAAACAGGAAACCGGTACAGGGAACCCTGTGCTTCAAAGGTAAGCTGCGCACGATAATAGACTTATCCTCATATATAACCTCATTTTGCCGGTTACCTACAGGTTCAAATCTTACTTTTACAGGTGAATCCCTGCAAAAATAGTCGAGCATAGGTGAAAAAATCTTTTCAGCATCGGAATGAGCATGAACCGTCAGTTCCCCTGAGTGACCGACCAGACCAAGAGTAGAAACAAGCCCAACTAACCCGAAGCAATGATCTCCATGCAGATGGCTGATAAAAATATGCCCTATGCGGTTAAACTTCAATCTAAAACGTCGCAATTGCATTTGTACGCCTTCTCCACAATCGATCATAAAAAGATTATCCCGGATATTCAATACCTGAGAACTAGGATAATGTTGTAAAGTAGGAAGTGCCGAACCGCAGCCCAATATATTTATTTCGAATTTACACATAAATACAAAACTATTGAAGACAAAGATAACAATTATGAACAGGGATAAAACAACTTAACCGATATAAAAAACGAACCGGATGTTGCAAATACAACATCCGGCCCCTTATAACAATCCTTTTCAGGAATTATTTCTTAGCAGCATCCAGCTTTTCTTTTAAGGCAGCCAGTTCCTCGATATCTCCCAATGTAGTCTTTTCCACATTGCTGTTCATAACAGGTTCTTCTGCTTTAGTGGATGATTTTTTAGCGGCTTTCTTAGCAGCATTTTCTTTCTTAGCTTCGGC
This portion of the Barnesiella propionica genome encodes:
- a CDS encoding bifunctional metallophosphatase/5'-nucleotidase produces the protein MKNIYLSLLLLFCYGTSCMLAAQKYPDKIVILHTNDTHSQIEPLPPSDKKAPDMGGVVRRKALIDSVRQAEKNVLLVDAGDVLQGTPYFTIYKGEVEMMTMNRMGYDAGTLGNHEFDNGIDSLASLLKKANYDIISSNYDVSGTPLEGIIKPYIIKEIGGLKIGILALTVDPENLISKKNYDGIKFIDPIESANRTASKLKKEGADIIVALSHLGYVPEEGSGRVKDPDIAANSTDIDIIIGGHSHTVINPDDPDNPYPYKVANKNGKEVIISQTGKSGAYVGCITIPFTKE
- a CDS encoding helix-turn-helix domain-containing protein yields the protein MELSNIYIGEIIKRKMIERQVTKAELARRLFVKPQSIDYMLTRKSIDTDTLYKVSLALDYDFAQLYSIRKNQINSDKTNFAGKKAKTKVMIEMELDEEDIERLRLKDKIKQAFTNKK
- a CDS encoding DUF3109 family protein; amino-acid sequence: MLQIKDTLVSLDVIERFFICNLEKCLGACCIEGDAGAPLGEDERRKIQEILPVIWDDLTPAAKAVIEKQGVAYIDEEGDLVTSIVNGKDCVFTCYEPDGVCKCAIEKAYKEGKIDFYKPISCHLYPIRCKRYADFTAVNYNRWKICKAAEVLGRQEKIRVYEFLKEPLIRKFGKSWYDELAEAADVYLEEYGK
- the rplS gene encoding 50S ribosomal protein L19; translated protein: MDLVKIAEEAFATGKEHPSFKSGDTVTVAYRIKEGNKERIQQYRGVVIRISGHGDKKRFTVRKMSENIGVERIFPIESPFIESITVNKVGKVRRAKLYYLRALTGKKARIKEKRV
- a CDS encoding EamA family transporter, which translates into the protein MKSIKGLLFAIVSSATFGLIPLFAIPAIQAGVALNSVLFYRFFISAAVVGVILLFRKTDLRITLKEFITVFILGFFYAGTALLLTEAYFYIPSGVATTIHFLYPVVVTLIMILFFKDKASVPVIIATALAVTGVYLLSRGEGSGSVHMTGIILALITVIMYAFYIIGVNKSCVNKMDGLKMTFYVLFSCAVIFLINAVIRDGFISGIPSAKAWADIILLALIPTLVSDFTLILAVQRIGSTTTAVLGCMEPVTAVSMGVLFLHEPCGIPQFTGIAITLVAVTTVIIASNPQAFKNGIKLFPALIPVRKKLPK
- the gpmI gene encoding 2,3-bisphosphoglycerate-independent phosphoglycerate mutase, with the translated sequence MGKKALLMILDGWGIGNHSESDVIFNTSTPYWDYLLKTYPNSQLQASGENVGLPDGQMGNSEVGHLNIGAGRVVYQDLVKINKACADNSILKNKEIVSAFSYAKEKGKNIHFMGLTSDGGVHSSLDHLFKLCDIAKEYGLENAFIHCFMDGRDTDPKSGKGFIEELEAYCAKSTGKIASIIGRYYAMDRDKRWERVKEAYDLLVNGKGTAASDMVKAMQDSYDAGVTDEFVKPIVNAGFDGTIKEGDVVIFFNYRNDRAKELTIVLTQQDMPDAGMHTIPGLQYYCMTPYDASFKGVHILFDKENVQNTLGEYLSKEKKSQLHIAETEKYAHVTFFFNGGRETPYEGEERILVASPKVATYDLKPEMSAYEVKDKLVAAINENKYDFIVVNYANGDMVGHTGVYEAIEKAVVAVDACVKDTVEAAKANGYEVIIIADHGNADNAVNADGTPNTAHSLNPVPCVYVTENKDARISDGILADVAPSVLHIMGMDQPSEMTGKNLIK
- a CDS encoding 5'-nucleotidase C-terminal domain-containing protein, whose translation is MKTFINIRLFIYIAIGSSLLSCRTEQVITGPIKYEVLSVDSRWDTRQDTALVRALAPYKQALDSTMNIVIGQSAQNMPVDKPESLMTNWTADMVKEVVEKISGQKCDFSIMNTGGIRTSLRKGNVTIGDIFSIFPFENTLSLVKMKGSDVRDLFEIISRRGGEGVSHEIRLVIKGNSTQSVSIAGKPIDDNKIYTIATIDYVADGNDDMVSFRKATERKNFPGTMRDITIEYIKKLTANKKPIKSSLEERITVDK